The region ACAACTATCTGTCAATTGCTGAATCACTCTGATCCGAGCCCAGTAAAATAAAGAATGACAGCTACTTACCGATATTGTTGAGTAGACTTTATGAGCACCCGTAAACACATTGAATTTCGCGTCGGCGTCGTAATGCTGGTCGCATTAGTGGTCCTTGGCGGTTCACTCTATTGGCTTCAGGGTTATAGGCTGGAGCGGAATGCCGAGCCGATAACGGTGGTCTATGACGATGTTGGATCGCTGGCAATCGGGGACAATGTGACTGTCTCCGGTGTTCGCAGGGGGAATGTTACCAATTTGACTTTGACCGATCACGGAGTCGAAGTCGAACTGATGATATTCAAGGATGTAGTGTTAAGAAAGGATGCGACCTTTACCATTAAAAGTCTTGGCGTCATGGGCGAGCGCTTTATCGCCATCTACCCTGGTAAAGAGACCGACTTGCTTGACAGAACTCAGTCGGTCCAAGGTGAGTATGAGAGCGGGCTACCTGAATTGATGGGTCTAATGGGAGATATGATAGTCGAGGTGCGTCAGATTGTCTTCACCCTCAAACGGACACTCGTCTCGGATTCCTCGCTTGAGAAATTTAACAACACAGTCAATAATTTCGAGCGGTTGTCCGGCTCGCTTGCAGATTTCATGGAGAATAACGATGCCAAGTTCGACCAGACTGTACAAGGGTTTTATGACGCCTCGCGGAATATCAATACTCTGTTGAAAAAGGGCGCTCTCATGATTGATTCATCGTCGATACGTATGGATCGCATAGGGATACAGATGGAGCGGTTTGTTTCGCAATTGGACACATTGTCGGTTTCGGCCAGAAAATTCGCCGATGCCCTTGATAATGGCGAAGGAACCGCGCATCTTCTATTACACGATCGTCGGCTATATGATGACCTTCGCGGAGTCACATCGAGCGTCGATGACCTCATTGCTGATATAAAAGCTAATCCGCGAAAGTACATTAATTTGAAAGTTGAGATTTTTTAAGCATGGCGATATTCAAACTGGCATTCGGGATACATAACCACCAACCGGTCGGAAATTTTGATTCAGTATTCGAGCAGGCGCACACCGATGCTTATGCACCATTTCTGAAACTGCTCAAAGGTTTTGACCAGGTCTCATTATCACTGCATCAATCCGGCATTTTGTGGGATTGGCAGAAAAAGCACCATCCTGAATATTTTGAATTGGTGTGCGACCTTATCCGGATAGGCCAGGTTGAACTCATGACCGGCGGTTTCTTCGAACCGGTTCTGACTTCGATTCCCGAGCGCGATGCGCTTGGGCAGATCGAAATGCTCACACAGTATCTGAAGGAAAACTTTGGAGTAAAGACGGAAGGCTTGTGGCTGACTGAACGTATATGGGAGCCTCACCTGCCGAAATTACTGTCAAAGTCGAATATCCGCTTTCTTCCTATCGATGACACGCATTTTATCTATGCCGGGCTTGATCCAAGACAACTCCGTGGGCCGTTTATCACAGAAGAAGCTGGCCACACAGTAACTTTGCTTCCGATACAAAAGAAGCTCAGATACCTGATTCCGTTTGGTACAGTTGAGGAGATCATCGAAGAACTCAAACGACAGGCAGGCGAAAATCCTGACGGGTTGGCAGTCTATGCCGATGACGGCGAAAAGTTTGGCGTCTGGCCGAACACACACAAGCACTGTTACACCGATGGCTGGCTCGAGAAATTTTTCGATGCAATGCACCGTAATTCTGACTGGTTGAAAATGGTACCGCTTTCTGAAGCCGCCGCAATGGAACCGGCCGGACGGGCGTATCTGCCTTCGGCTTCATACGAAGAGATGCTTCATTGGTCATTGCCAACAAACGCATTTCTCGAATACGGCGCCTTTGAGTATTGGCTCAAAGAAAATGGCCGCAAGGAACGCTTTGGGCGATTTGTCCGGGGCGGACACTGGCGCGGCTTTCTGGCCAAGTACGAAGAGTCAAATTTGATGCACAAATCAATGCTCGCGGTCTCGGACAAACTCGAACAGGTCGCGCAAGCAAATCCGAAGAAAGTCAAGACTCAGGCTTTCCAACAGGCGCGTGAAAAGCTCTATGCCTCGCAGTGCAACTGCCCCTACTGGCATGGCATCTTCGGGGGCTTATATCTACCGCATTTACGTAAGGCCAACTATTCAGCGATGATCGAAGCCAATGCCCTGCTCAG is a window of Candidatus Zixiibacteriota bacterium DNA encoding:
- a CDS encoding MlaD family protein produces the protein MSTRKHIEFRVGVVMLVALVVLGGSLYWLQGYRLERNAEPITVVYDDVGSLAIGDNVTVSGVRRGNVTNLTLTDHGVEVELMIFKDVVLRKDATFTIKSLGVMGERFIAIYPGKETDLLDRTQSVQGEYESGLPELMGLMGDMIVEVRQIVFTLKRTLVSDSSLEKFNNTVNNFERLSGSLADFMENNDAKFDQTVQGFYDASRNINTLLKKGALMIDSSSIRMDRIGIQMERFVSQLDTLSVSARKFADALDNGEGTAHLLLHDRRLYDDLRGVTSSVDDLIADIKANPRKYINLKVEIF
- a CDS encoding alpha-amylase/4-alpha-glucanotransferase domain-containing protein, which translates into the protein MAIFKLAFGIHNHQPVGNFDSVFEQAHTDAYAPFLKLLKGFDQVSLSLHQSGILWDWQKKHHPEYFELVCDLIRIGQVELMTGGFFEPVLTSIPERDALGQIEMLTQYLKENFGVKTEGLWLTERIWEPHLPKLLSKSNIRFLPIDDTHFIYAGLDPRQLRGPFITEEAGHTVTLLPIQKKLRYLIPFGTVEEIIEELKRQAGENPDGLAVYADDGEKFGVWPNTHKHCYTDGWLEKFFDAMHRNSDWLKMVPLSEAAAMEPAGRAYLPSASYEEMLHWSLPTNAFLEYGAFEYWLKENGRKERFGRFVRGGHWRGFLAKYEESNLMHKSMLAVSDKLEQVAQANPKKVKTQAFQQAREKLYASQCNCPYWHGIFGGLYLPHLRKANYSAMIEANALLRKMNGETGLQIQQVDYDCDGHDEILAETEDFSAVIKPNRGGSLIHLALNRHAFNLTDTLTRRREGYHAKLDKADETPSGTDTASIHDIVLSKEEGLSNFLAEDWYQKRCFIDHFFHGDVTLEKFGSSRFGEEGDFVNEPYTVSVNQDLGLVSLQRHGNLWRSAGVTPVSVSKNYSFNPDSDVIKVSYELCAPQSEGIDTIFVVENNFTFQAGHADDRYMLIDGKRPENSFLDSIGRYRECQSVTMADEYLGLGARLASDVPAEIWHTPIFTVSLSESGFERVYQGTTILALYSLRLSHRPIRFELSLQAGDLKKLLSNSIKLEAVESH